Proteins found in one Anopheles aquasalis chromosome 3, idAnoAquaMG_Q_19, whole genome shotgun sequence genomic segment:
- the LOC126578873 gene encoding trehalase isoform X1 — protein sequence MLQTRSQPVRRRQVPRQSIAITLFVACLVWNGGPIAVRGAALVTKEVSYIVDNRQQATLEPSCPSEIYCHGELLRTVQMSEIYPDSKTFVDMKMRKSPNETLAAFHEFMAAQNNAPTNAKLLEWVEQNFEKPGAEFESWIPGDWKENPRFLERIRDADLREFASQLNQIWHQLGRKMTADVALNPDLYSIIHVDNPVIVPGGRFREFYYWDSYWIVKGLLLSEMYSTTKGMLENFLSIIQRFGFIPNGGRIYYSMRSQPPLLCGMVKAYVDATNDTQFAIDAVETLEREFQFFMNNYVTEVNNHHLATYGYKSSGPRPESYREDVNTASVFQREEDKQDYYCELKAAAESGMDFSSRWFIKDGTNAGNLTDLKCRSIVAVELNAILYWNAQVIAEFYGLRNDIQSADKKREYLEKADELKKAINAVLWDEEEGAWFDYDLINKKLRKYFTPTNLSPLWVGCYDKTDTALAKKILGYIERLKLDQYPGGVPNTLQNTNEQWDFPNVWAPMQHMLVMGLDSLDSKEAKELAFQWGQRWVRGNYIAYNKTRAMFEKYDAQELGGHGGGGEYDVQTGFGWTNGAAMDLMNKYGDRMTTAAHAVQPTPTPIPGGDGNGALVAYSVNTGILATIIAFFVGVFGSIFRRFFGNR from the exons ATGTTACAAACGCGGTCACAGCCCGTAAGGAGGCGCCAGGTGCCGCGtcaatcgatcgcgatcacactGTTCGTGGCTTGCCTGGTCTGGAATGGTGGTCCGATCGCGGTCCGTGGTGCCGCCCTGGTAACCAAAGAGGTGTCGTACATTGTTGACAATCGGCAGCAGGCAACACTAGAGCCCTCGTGCCCGAG TGAGATCTACTGCCATGGGGAGCTGCTACGTACGGTGCAGATGAGCGAGATCTACCCGGACTCGAAGACGTTCGTCGACATGAAGATGCGCAAATCACCGAACGAGACGCTCGCCGCGTTCCACGAGTTTATGGCGGCCCAGAACAATGCGCCGACGAACGCGAAGCTGCTCGAGTGGGTCGAGCAGAACTTCGAGAAGCCGGGCGCCGAATTCGAGAGCTGGATTCCGGGCGATTGGAAGGAAAACCCACGGTTCCTGGAGCGCATCCGGGATGCGGATTTGCGCGAGTTCGCCAGCCAGCTGAACCAGATCTGGCACCAGCTGGGCCGCAAGATGACGGCGGATGTGGCG CTCAATCCGGATCTCTACTCCATCATTCACGTGGACAATCCGGTGATTGTCCCCGGTGGTCGGTTCCGGGAGTTCTACTACTGGGACTCGTACTGGATCGTGAAGGGGCTGCTCCTGTCGGAGATGTACTCCACTACCAAGGGTATGCTGGAGAACTTCCTCTCGATCATCCAGCGGTTTGGGTTTATCCCGAACGGTGGCCGCATCTACTACAGTATGCGCTCGCAACCACCGCTACTGTGCGGGATGGTGAAGGCGTACGTCGATGCTACCAACGATACACAGTTTGCGATCGATGCCGTTGAGACGCTCGAGCGAGAGTTCCAGTTCTTCATGAACAACTACGTGACCGAAGTGAACAACCACCATCTGGCGACGTACGGGTACAAATCGAGTGGTCCACGGCCCGAATCGTATCGTGAGGATGTGAATACGGCCTCGGTGTTCCAGCGCGAAGAGGACAAACAGGACTACTACTGTGAGCTGAAGGCGGCCGCGGAAAGTGGAATGGACTTCTCCAGCCGGTGGTTCATTAAGGATGGTACAAATGCGGGCAATCTGACCGATCTGAAGTGCCGCTCGATCGTGGCAGTGGAGTTGAATGCGATCCTATACTGGAATGCGCAGGTTATTGCCGAGTTCTACGGGCTACGGAACGACATCCAGTCGGCGGATAAGAAGCGCGAGTATCTAGAGAAGGCAGACGAGCTGAAGAAAGCGATCAATgcggtgctgtgggatgaggaggagggtgCTTGGTTTGATTATGATTTAATCAACAAGAAGCTACGGAAATACTTCACCCCGACGAACCTATCGCCGCTCTGGGTTGGTTGTTATGATAAGACGGATACGGCATTGGCGAAGAAAATCCTCGGCTATATCGAACGGTTGAAGCTGGATCAGTATCCGGGCGGTGTACCCAATACGCTCCAGAACACGAACGAGCAGTGGGACTTCCCGAACGTGTGGGCACCGATGCAGCACATGCTGGTGATGGGTCTGGACTCGCTGGACAGTAAGGAAGCGAAGGAGTTGGCGTTCCAGTGGGGCCAGCGGTGGGTGCGCGGTAACTACATTGCCTACAACAAAACACGCGCCATGTTTGAGAAG TACGATGCTCAAGAGCTGGGCGGACACGGTGGAGGCGGTGAGTACGATGTGCAGACGGGATTCGGTTGGACGAATGGCGCCGCGATGGATCTGATGAACAAGTACGGTGACCGGATGACGACAG CAGCCCATGCAGTacaaccgacaccgacaccgatcccTGGAGGCGATGGCAACGGAGCGCTGGTAGCATACTCGGTCAACACCGGCATCCTGGCTACAATTATTGCATTCTTTGTGGGAGTTTTTGG AAGCATATTTCGACGGTTTTTCGGTAACCGATAA
- the LOC126578873 gene encoding trehalase isoform X2, whose amino-acid sequence MLQTRSQPVRRRQVPRQSIAITLFVACLVWNGGPIAVRGAALVTKEVSYIVDNRQQATLEPSCPSEIYCHGELLRTVQMSEIYPDSKTFVDMKMRKSPNETLAAFHEFMAAQNNAPTNAKLLEWVEQNFEKPGAEFESWIPGDWKENPRFLERIRDADLREFASQLNQIWHQLGRKMTADVALNPDLYSIIHVDNPVIVPGGRFREFYYWDSYWIVKGLLLSEMYSTTKGMLENFLSIIQRFGFIPNGGRIYYSMRSQPPLLCGMVKAYVDATNDTQFAIDAVETLEREFQFFMNNYVTEVNNHHLATYGYKSSGPRPESYREDVNTASVFQREEDKQDYYCELKAAAESGMDFSSRWFIKDGTNAGNLTDLKCRSIVAVELNAILYWNAQVIAEFYGLRNDIQSADKKREYLEKADELKKAINAVLWDEEEGAWFDYDLINKKLRKYFTPTNLSPLWVGCYDKTDTALAKKILGYIERLKLDQYPGGVPNTLQNTNEQWDFPNVWAPMQHMLVMGLDSLDSKEAKELAFQWGQRWVRGNYIAYNKTRAMFEKYDAQELGGHGGGGEYDVQTGFGWTNGAAMDLMNKYGDRMTTAHAVQPTPTPIPGGDGNGALVAYSVNTGILATIIAFFVGVFGSIFRRFFGNR is encoded by the exons ATGTTACAAACGCGGTCACAGCCCGTAAGGAGGCGCCAGGTGCCGCGtcaatcgatcgcgatcacactGTTCGTGGCTTGCCTGGTCTGGAATGGTGGTCCGATCGCGGTCCGTGGTGCCGCCCTGGTAACCAAAGAGGTGTCGTACATTGTTGACAATCGGCAGCAGGCAACACTAGAGCCCTCGTGCCCGAG TGAGATCTACTGCCATGGGGAGCTGCTACGTACGGTGCAGATGAGCGAGATCTACCCGGACTCGAAGACGTTCGTCGACATGAAGATGCGCAAATCACCGAACGAGACGCTCGCCGCGTTCCACGAGTTTATGGCGGCCCAGAACAATGCGCCGACGAACGCGAAGCTGCTCGAGTGGGTCGAGCAGAACTTCGAGAAGCCGGGCGCCGAATTCGAGAGCTGGATTCCGGGCGATTGGAAGGAAAACCCACGGTTCCTGGAGCGCATCCGGGATGCGGATTTGCGCGAGTTCGCCAGCCAGCTGAACCAGATCTGGCACCAGCTGGGCCGCAAGATGACGGCGGATGTGGCG CTCAATCCGGATCTCTACTCCATCATTCACGTGGACAATCCGGTGATTGTCCCCGGTGGTCGGTTCCGGGAGTTCTACTACTGGGACTCGTACTGGATCGTGAAGGGGCTGCTCCTGTCGGAGATGTACTCCACTACCAAGGGTATGCTGGAGAACTTCCTCTCGATCATCCAGCGGTTTGGGTTTATCCCGAACGGTGGCCGCATCTACTACAGTATGCGCTCGCAACCACCGCTACTGTGCGGGATGGTGAAGGCGTACGTCGATGCTACCAACGATACACAGTTTGCGATCGATGCCGTTGAGACGCTCGAGCGAGAGTTCCAGTTCTTCATGAACAACTACGTGACCGAAGTGAACAACCACCATCTGGCGACGTACGGGTACAAATCGAGTGGTCCACGGCCCGAATCGTATCGTGAGGATGTGAATACGGCCTCGGTGTTCCAGCGCGAAGAGGACAAACAGGACTACTACTGTGAGCTGAAGGCGGCCGCGGAAAGTGGAATGGACTTCTCCAGCCGGTGGTTCATTAAGGATGGTACAAATGCGGGCAATCTGACCGATCTGAAGTGCCGCTCGATCGTGGCAGTGGAGTTGAATGCGATCCTATACTGGAATGCGCAGGTTATTGCCGAGTTCTACGGGCTACGGAACGACATCCAGTCGGCGGATAAGAAGCGCGAGTATCTAGAGAAGGCAGACGAGCTGAAGAAAGCGATCAATgcggtgctgtgggatgaggaggagggtgCTTGGTTTGATTATGATTTAATCAACAAGAAGCTACGGAAATACTTCACCCCGACGAACCTATCGCCGCTCTGGGTTGGTTGTTATGATAAGACGGATACGGCATTGGCGAAGAAAATCCTCGGCTATATCGAACGGTTGAAGCTGGATCAGTATCCGGGCGGTGTACCCAATACGCTCCAGAACACGAACGAGCAGTGGGACTTCCCGAACGTGTGGGCACCGATGCAGCACATGCTGGTGATGGGTCTGGACTCGCTGGACAGTAAGGAAGCGAAGGAGTTGGCGTTCCAGTGGGGCCAGCGGTGGGTGCGCGGTAACTACATTGCCTACAACAAAACACGCGCCATGTTTGAGAAG TACGATGCTCAAGAGCTGGGCGGACACGGTGGAGGCGGTGAGTACGATGTGCAGACGGGATTCGGTTGGACGAATGGCGCCGCGATGGATCTGATGAACAAGTACGGTGACCGGATGACGACAG CCCATGCAGTacaaccgacaccgacaccgatcccTGGAGGCGATGGCAACGGAGCGCTGGTAGCATACTCGGTCAACACCGGCATCCTGGCTACAATTATTGCATTCTTTGTGGGAGTTTTTGG AAGCATATTTCGACGGTTTTTCGGTAACCGATAA
- the LOC126578873 gene encoding trehalase isoform X6 has product MAHEIYCHGELLRTVQMSEIYPDSKTFVDMKMRKSPNETLAAFHEFMAAQNNAPTNAKLLEWVEQNFEKPGAEFESWIPGDWKENPRFLERIRDADLREFASQLNQIWHQLGRKMTADVALNPDLYSIIHVDNPVIVPGGRFREFYYWDSYWIVKGLLLSEMYSTTKGMLENFLSIIQRFGFIPNGGRIYYSMRSQPPLLCGMVKAYVDATNDTQFAIDAVETLEREFQFFMNNYVTEVNNHHLATYGYKSSGPRPESYREDVNTASVFQREEDKQDYYCELKAAAESGMDFSSRWFIKDGTNAGNLTDLKCRSIVAVELNAILYWNAQVIAEFYGLRNDIQSADKKREYLEKADELKKAINAVLWDEEEGAWFDYDLINKKLRKYFTPTNLSPLWVGCYDKTDTALAKKILGYIERLKLDQYPGGVPNTLQNTNEQWDFPNVWAPMQHMLVMGLDSLDSKEAKELAFQWGQRWVRGNYIAYNKTRAMFEKYDAQELGGHGGGGEYDVQTGFGWTNGAAMDLMNKYGDRMTTAAHAVQPTPTPIPGGDGNGALVAYSVNTGILATIIAFFVGVFGSIFRRFFGNR; this is encoded by the exons ATGGCCCA TGAGATCTACTGCCATGGGGAGCTGCTACGTACGGTGCAGATGAGCGAGATCTACCCGGACTCGAAGACGTTCGTCGACATGAAGATGCGCAAATCACCGAACGAGACGCTCGCCGCGTTCCACGAGTTTATGGCGGCCCAGAACAATGCGCCGACGAACGCGAAGCTGCTCGAGTGGGTCGAGCAGAACTTCGAGAAGCCGGGCGCCGAATTCGAGAGCTGGATTCCGGGCGATTGGAAGGAAAACCCACGGTTCCTGGAGCGCATCCGGGATGCGGATTTGCGCGAGTTCGCCAGCCAGCTGAACCAGATCTGGCACCAGCTGGGCCGCAAGATGACGGCGGATGTGGCG CTCAATCCGGATCTCTACTCCATCATTCACGTGGACAATCCGGTGATTGTCCCCGGTGGTCGGTTCCGGGAGTTCTACTACTGGGACTCGTACTGGATCGTGAAGGGGCTGCTCCTGTCGGAGATGTACTCCACTACCAAGGGTATGCTGGAGAACTTCCTCTCGATCATCCAGCGGTTTGGGTTTATCCCGAACGGTGGCCGCATCTACTACAGTATGCGCTCGCAACCACCGCTACTGTGCGGGATGGTGAAGGCGTACGTCGATGCTACCAACGATACACAGTTTGCGATCGATGCCGTTGAGACGCTCGAGCGAGAGTTCCAGTTCTTCATGAACAACTACGTGACCGAAGTGAACAACCACCATCTGGCGACGTACGGGTACAAATCGAGTGGTCCACGGCCCGAATCGTATCGTGAGGATGTGAATACGGCCTCGGTGTTCCAGCGCGAAGAGGACAAACAGGACTACTACTGTGAGCTGAAGGCGGCCGCGGAAAGTGGAATGGACTTCTCCAGCCGGTGGTTCATTAAGGATGGTACAAATGCGGGCAATCTGACCGATCTGAAGTGCCGCTCGATCGTGGCAGTGGAGTTGAATGCGATCCTATACTGGAATGCGCAGGTTATTGCCGAGTTCTACGGGCTACGGAACGACATCCAGTCGGCGGATAAGAAGCGCGAGTATCTAGAGAAGGCAGACGAGCTGAAGAAAGCGATCAATgcggtgctgtgggatgaggaggagggtgCTTGGTTTGATTATGATTTAATCAACAAGAAGCTACGGAAATACTTCACCCCGACGAACCTATCGCCGCTCTGGGTTGGTTGTTATGATAAGACGGATACGGCATTGGCGAAGAAAATCCTCGGCTATATCGAACGGTTGAAGCTGGATCAGTATCCGGGCGGTGTACCCAATACGCTCCAGAACACGAACGAGCAGTGGGACTTCCCGAACGTGTGGGCACCGATGCAGCACATGCTGGTGATGGGTCTGGACTCGCTGGACAGTAAGGAAGCGAAGGAGTTGGCGTTCCAGTGGGGCCAGCGGTGGGTGCGCGGTAACTACATTGCCTACAACAAAACACGCGCCATGTTTGAGAAG TACGATGCTCAAGAGCTGGGCGGACACGGTGGAGGCGGTGAGTACGATGTGCAGACGGGATTCGGTTGGACGAATGGCGCCGCGATGGATCTGATGAACAAGTACGGTGACCGGATGACGACAG CAGCCCATGCAGTacaaccgacaccgacaccgatcccTGGAGGCGATGGCAACGGAGCGCTGGTAGCATACTCGGTCAACACCGGCATCCTGGCTACAATTATTGCATTCTTTGTGGGAGTTTTTGG AAGCATATTTCGACGGTTTTTCGGTAACCGATAA
- the LOC126578873 gene encoding trehalase isoform X5: MLLVSSDVPKIQLIPDSEIYCHGELLRTVQMSEIYPDSKTFVDMKMRKSPNETLAAFHEFMAAQNNAPTNAKLLEWVEQNFEKPGAEFESWIPGDWKENPRFLERIRDADLREFASQLNQIWHQLGRKMTADVALNPDLYSIIHVDNPVIVPGGRFREFYYWDSYWIVKGLLLSEMYSTTKGMLENFLSIIQRFGFIPNGGRIYYSMRSQPPLLCGMVKAYVDATNDTQFAIDAVETLEREFQFFMNNYVTEVNNHHLATYGYKSSGPRPESYREDVNTASVFQREEDKQDYYCELKAAAESGMDFSSRWFIKDGTNAGNLTDLKCRSIVAVELNAILYWNAQVIAEFYGLRNDIQSADKKREYLEKADELKKAINAVLWDEEEGAWFDYDLINKKLRKYFTPTNLSPLWVGCYDKTDTALAKKILGYIERLKLDQYPGGVPNTLQNTNEQWDFPNVWAPMQHMLVMGLDSLDSKEAKELAFQWGQRWVRGNYIAYNKTRAMFEKYDAQELGGHGGGGEYDVQTGFGWTNGAAMDLMNKYGDRMTTAAHAVQPTPTPIPGGDGNGALVAYSVNTGILATIIAFFVGVFGSIFRRFFGNR, from the exons ATGTTGCTGGTTTCGAGCGACGTCCCCAAGATCCAGCTCATCCCGGACAG TGAGATCTACTGCCATGGGGAGCTGCTACGTACGGTGCAGATGAGCGAGATCTACCCGGACTCGAAGACGTTCGTCGACATGAAGATGCGCAAATCACCGAACGAGACGCTCGCCGCGTTCCACGAGTTTATGGCGGCCCAGAACAATGCGCCGACGAACGCGAAGCTGCTCGAGTGGGTCGAGCAGAACTTCGAGAAGCCGGGCGCCGAATTCGAGAGCTGGATTCCGGGCGATTGGAAGGAAAACCCACGGTTCCTGGAGCGCATCCGGGATGCGGATTTGCGCGAGTTCGCCAGCCAGCTGAACCAGATCTGGCACCAGCTGGGCCGCAAGATGACGGCGGATGTGGCG CTCAATCCGGATCTCTACTCCATCATTCACGTGGACAATCCGGTGATTGTCCCCGGTGGTCGGTTCCGGGAGTTCTACTACTGGGACTCGTACTGGATCGTGAAGGGGCTGCTCCTGTCGGAGATGTACTCCACTACCAAGGGTATGCTGGAGAACTTCCTCTCGATCATCCAGCGGTTTGGGTTTATCCCGAACGGTGGCCGCATCTACTACAGTATGCGCTCGCAACCACCGCTACTGTGCGGGATGGTGAAGGCGTACGTCGATGCTACCAACGATACACAGTTTGCGATCGATGCCGTTGAGACGCTCGAGCGAGAGTTCCAGTTCTTCATGAACAACTACGTGACCGAAGTGAACAACCACCATCTGGCGACGTACGGGTACAAATCGAGTGGTCCACGGCCCGAATCGTATCGTGAGGATGTGAATACGGCCTCGGTGTTCCAGCGCGAAGAGGACAAACAGGACTACTACTGTGAGCTGAAGGCGGCCGCGGAAAGTGGAATGGACTTCTCCAGCCGGTGGTTCATTAAGGATGGTACAAATGCGGGCAATCTGACCGATCTGAAGTGCCGCTCGATCGTGGCAGTGGAGTTGAATGCGATCCTATACTGGAATGCGCAGGTTATTGCCGAGTTCTACGGGCTACGGAACGACATCCAGTCGGCGGATAAGAAGCGCGAGTATCTAGAGAAGGCAGACGAGCTGAAGAAAGCGATCAATgcggtgctgtgggatgaggaggagggtgCTTGGTTTGATTATGATTTAATCAACAAGAAGCTACGGAAATACTTCACCCCGACGAACCTATCGCCGCTCTGGGTTGGTTGTTATGATAAGACGGATACGGCATTGGCGAAGAAAATCCTCGGCTATATCGAACGGTTGAAGCTGGATCAGTATCCGGGCGGTGTACCCAATACGCTCCAGAACACGAACGAGCAGTGGGACTTCCCGAACGTGTGGGCACCGATGCAGCACATGCTGGTGATGGGTCTGGACTCGCTGGACAGTAAGGAAGCGAAGGAGTTGGCGTTCCAGTGGGGCCAGCGGTGGGTGCGCGGTAACTACATTGCCTACAACAAAACACGCGCCATGTTTGAGAAG TACGATGCTCAAGAGCTGGGCGGACACGGTGGAGGCGGTGAGTACGATGTGCAGACGGGATTCGGTTGGACGAATGGCGCCGCGATGGATCTGATGAACAAGTACGGTGACCGGATGACGACAG CAGCCCATGCAGTacaaccgacaccgacaccgatcccTGGAGGCGATGGCAACGGAGCGCTGGTAGCATACTCGGTCAACACCGGCATCCTGGCTACAATTATTGCATTCTTTGTGGGAGTTTTTGG AAGCATATTTCGACGGTTTTTCGGTAACCGATAA
- the LOC126578873 gene encoding trehalase isoform X3: MLQTRSQPVRRRQVPRQSIAITLFVACLVWNGGPIAVRGAALVTKEVSYIVDNRQQATLEPSCPSEIYCHGELLRTVQMSEIYPDSKTFVDMKMRKSPNETLAAFHEFMAAQNNAPTNAKLLEWVEQNFEKPGAEFESWIPGDWKENPRFLERIRDADLREFASQLNQIWHQLGRKMTADVALNPDLYSIIHVDNPVIVPGGRFREFYYWDSYWIVKGLLLSEMYSTTKGMLENFLSIIQRFGFIPNGGRIYYSMRSQPPLLCGMVKAYVDATNDTQFAIDAVETLEREFQFFMNNYVTEVNNHHLATYGYKSSGPRPESYREDVNTASVFQREEDKQDYYCELKAAAESGMDFSSRWFIKDGTNAGNLTDLKCRSIVAVELNAILYWNAQVIAEFYGLRNDIQSADKKREYLEKADELKKAINAVLWDEEEGAWFDYDLINKKLRKYFTPTNLSPLWVGCYDKTDTALAKKILGYIERLKLDQYPGGVPNTLQNTNEQWDFPNVWAPMQHMLVMGLDSLDSKEAKELAFQWGQRWVRGNYIAYNKTRAMFEKYDAQELGGHGGGGEYDVQTGFGWTNGAAMDLMNKYGDRMTTAAHAVQPTPTPIPGGDGNGALVAYSVNTGILATIIAFFVGVFG, from the exons ATGTTACAAACGCGGTCACAGCCCGTAAGGAGGCGCCAGGTGCCGCGtcaatcgatcgcgatcacactGTTCGTGGCTTGCCTGGTCTGGAATGGTGGTCCGATCGCGGTCCGTGGTGCCGCCCTGGTAACCAAAGAGGTGTCGTACATTGTTGACAATCGGCAGCAGGCAACACTAGAGCCCTCGTGCCCGAG TGAGATCTACTGCCATGGGGAGCTGCTACGTACGGTGCAGATGAGCGAGATCTACCCGGACTCGAAGACGTTCGTCGACATGAAGATGCGCAAATCACCGAACGAGACGCTCGCCGCGTTCCACGAGTTTATGGCGGCCCAGAACAATGCGCCGACGAACGCGAAGCTGCTCGAGTGGGTCGAGCAGAACTTCGAGAAGCCGGGCGCCGAATTCGAGAGCTGGATTCCGGGCGATTGGAAGGAAAACCCACGGTTCCTGGAGCGCATCCGGGATGCGGATTTGCGCGAGTTCGCCAGCCAGCTGAACCAGATCTGGCACCAGCTGGGCCGCAAGATGACGGCGGATGTGGCG CTCAATCCGGATCTCTACTCCATCATTCACGTGGACAATCCGGTGATTGTCCCCGGTGGTCGGTTCCGGGAGTTCTACTACTGGGACTCGTACTGGATCGTGAAGGGGCTGCTCCTGTCGGAGATGTACTCCACTACCAAGGGTATGCTGGAGAACTTCCTCTCGATCATCCAGCGGTTTGGGTTTATCCCGAACGGTGGCCGCATCTACTACAGTATGCGCTCGCAACCACCGCTACTGTGCGGGATGGTGAAGGCGTACGTCGATGCTACCAACGATACACAGTTTGCGATCGATGCCGTTGAGACGCTCGAGCGAGAGTTCCAGTTCTTCATGAACAACTACGTGACCGAAGTGAACAACCACCATCTGGCGACGTACGGGTACAAATCGAGTGGTCCACGGCCCGAATCGTATCGTGAGGATGTGAATACGGCCTCGGTGTTCCAGCGCGAAGAGGACAAACAGGACTACTACTGTGAGCTGAAGGCGGCCGCGGAAAGTGGAATGGACTTCTCCAGCCGGTGGTTCATTAAGGATGGTACAAATGCGGGCAATCTGACCGATCTGAAGTGCCGCTCGATCGTGGCAGTGGAGTTGAATGCGATCCTATACTGGAATGCGCAGGTTATTGCCGAGTTCTACGGGCTACGGAACGACATCCAGTCGGCGGATAAGAAGCGCGAGTATCTAGAGAAGGCAGACGAGCTGAAGAAAGCGATCAATgcggtgctgtgggatgaggaggagggtgCTTGGTTTGATTATGATTTAATCAACAAGAAGCTACGGAAATACTTCACCCCGACGAACCTATCGCCGCTCTGGGTTGGTTGTTATGATAAGACGGATACGGCATTGGCGAAGAAAATCCTCGGCTATATCGAACGGTTGAAGCTGGATCAGTATCCGGGCGGTGTACCCAATACGCTCCAGAACACGAACGAGCAGTGGGACTTCCCGAACGTGTGGGCACCGATGCAGCACATGCTGGTGATGGGTCTGGACTCGCTGGACAGTAAGGAAGCGAAGGAGTTGGCGTTCCAGTGGGGCCAGCGGTGGGTGCGCGGTAACTACATTGCCTACAACAAAACACGCGCCATGTTTGAGAAG TACGATGCTCAAGAGCTGGGCGGACACGGTGGAGGCGGTGAGTACGATGTGCAGACGGGATTCGGTTGGACGAATGGCGCCGCGATGGATCTGATGAACAAGTACGGTGACCGGATGACGACAG CAGCCCATGCAGTacaaccgacaccgacaccgatcccTGGAGGCGATGGCAACGGAGCGCTGGTAGCATACTCGGTCAACACCGGCATCCTGGCTACAATTATTGCATTCTTTGTGGGAGTTTTTGGGTGA